The Humulus lupulus chromosome 4, drHumLupu1.1, whole genome shotgun sequence genome has a window encoding:
- the LOC133832451 gene encoding protein FAR-RED IMPAIRED RESPONSE 1-like, with protein sequence MEIDKAGGSKRKTSITRTGCQASFRVVMMGDEGPWICKEFQPLHNHDKAALDELRFLRSNRSVSETLVAQVRSMNQVGIRTSHIISHLAMQSGGYERMPCQLRDVYNKVAHVKRKEKRCTDSDGALGYLDCLSKRDPNFFIQYQCDVDNRLGNLFWVDGYSRRDFVAFGEVIGFDTTYMTNKYNKPLTIILGVNHHFKTCIIGMALLNSEDEQTYFWLLDKFIECHNHVTPKVVVTDGDGAIKNAVLKYFPNATHWLCAWHLCTNALKISRDPRFLQEFQDVMYNYYTIEEFMQK encoded by the coding sequence ATGGAAATTGACAAGGCCGGTGGGAGCAAACGAAAAACATCTATTACTAGGACTGGTTGCCAAGCTAGTTTTCGAGTCGTAATGATGGGCGATGAGGGTCCGTGGATTTGCAAGGAATTCCAACCTCTGCACAACCATGACAAGGCAGCATTAGATGAGTTGCGATTTCTGAGATCAAACCGTTCCGTGTCAGAAACCCTAGTTGCTCAAGTGAGGTCAATGAACCAAGTTgggataagaacttcacacatcaTCTCCCACTTGGCAATGCAGTCTGGTGGGTACGAAAGGATGCCTTGCCAGCTACGAGACGTTTACAACAAGGTCGCCCATgtcaaaagaaaagagaaaagatgTACAGATTCAGATGGTGCTTTGGGATATTTGGATTGTCTGTCAAAGAGGGATCCAAATTTCTTCATTCAATATCAATGTGACGTGGACAACAGATTGGGGAACCTATTCTGGGTGGACGGATATTCTCGACGGGATTTCGTCGCATTCGGTGAGGTTATTGGATTTGACACAACATATATgacaaacaaatataataaaccCCTGACAATTATTTTGGGCGTCAATCATCATTTCAAGACCTGCATAATTGGAATGGCACTACTTAACTCTGAGGATGAGCAAACTTACTTTTGGTTGCTTGACAAATTTATTGAATGCCACAATCATGTAACACCAAAGGTTGTGGTGACAGATGGAGATGGAGCTATCAAAAATGCTGTCTTGAAGTACTTCCCAAATGCAACTCATTGGTTGTGTGCATGGCACCTGTGTACCAACGCTTTAAAAATTTCAAGAGACCCCCGATTCTTACAAGAATTTCAAGATGTCATGTACAACTATTATACAATAGAGGAATTCATGCAAAAATAG
- the LOC133832452 gene encoding protein FAR1-RELATED SEQUENCE 9-like produces the protein MYYKVADQIKAEHAYFVNNCEDNGESFSYSLSKFQHEHRVYNVHYHPQEETFTCHCLLFEKDGYPCRHIWAVMKYRHMKIVPQSLLLKQWSKNAKVDLPLELKQHSIEKQPLFEMARHASLALDTNLLSYYTSKSEQSYTKEKQEVETLTAMFKDAVPLESNTGDNDSGRYQTYQENENITRDPTPCRTKGSAYARNNRDNVTIDMSDGAVKTKRKCSNCYSADHNRRTCP, from the coding sequence ATGTACTATAAAGTGGCTGATCAAATCAAAGCGGAACATGCGTACTTTGTCAACAATTGTGAAGACAATGGTGAATCATTCTCCTACAGTTTGTCAAAGTTCCAACACGAGCATAGAGTGTACAACGTTCATTACCACCCACAAGAGGAGACATTCACCTGTCACTGCTTGCTTTTTGAGAAAGACGGCTATCCGTGTAGACATATTTGGGCCGTAATGAAATACCGTCATATGAAGATAGTACCACAGTCTCTCCTGCTGAAACAGTGGAGTAAGAATGCAAAAGTAGACCTCCCCCTCGAACTAAAGCAACACTCCATAGAAAAGCAACCGTTATTTGAAATGGCTAGGCATGCATCCCTCGCTTTGGATACAAACTTGTTGAGCTATTACACTTCCAAGTCTGAGCAATCTTACACCAAAGAGAAACAAGAAGTGGAAACACTAACTGCAATGTTCAAGGATGCAGTTCCATTGGAATCAAACACCGGTGACAACGACTCGGGACGATATCAAACCTATCAAGAAAATGAAAACATTACCAGGGACCCAACACCTTGTAGAACTAAAGGATCTGCCTATGCAAGAAACAATAGGGACAATGTTACAATAGATATGTCGGATGGAGCCGTTAAAACTAAAAGGAAGTGTTCGAACTGTTATTCTGCAGACCACAATCGAAGAACATGCCCTTAG